The DNA window GCCATCGCCTTTGACGACAACAGGTGTGTCAGGTTGCAATTTTAAGTGCGCTGCAACTAACGTAGCTAAATCATCAGGCGACATTGGTGATTTATCACCATCCCCCACATCAAGGTAATATAAACCGTCTTTATCAACAGAAGCGACAATTGGTGGTTTACTGTCTTGTGATAATGCTTCGGCTTGTGCTTGCGGCAAATCCACAAGCACACCTTGAGTCACTAACGGGGCTGTCACCATAAAAATAATAAGTAGCACCAACATGACATCGATATACGGTACTACATTAATTTCCGCTACAG is part of the Moritella viscosa genome and encodes:
- the tolR gene encoding TolR protein, membrane component, yielding MQPYQRKRRRPVAEINVVPYIDVMLVLLIIFMVTAPLVTQGVLVDLPQAQAEALSQDSKPPIVASVDKDGLYYLDVGDGDKSPMSPDDLATLVAAHLKLQPDTPVVVKGDGSVAYAQVIRLMVVLQQAGAPSVGLMTDPVE